A part of Anaerolineales bacterium genomic DNA contains:
- a CDS encoding squalene/phytoene synthase family protein translates to MGFDELLEVLEATSRTFSLPVARLPRGLQEAVASAYLCLRAIDEIEDHPTLPVGDKARILRAVSRHFQAQTSLERFDAASLREILEGSQCPLPSVSLRLADWACRAPAAIAPRIWEGAAAMADRMADWADSGWAIQSPMDLDRYTFGVAGAAGILLCDLLAFFEGVQVDRSMAVLFGRGLQLVNILRNRTDDVRRGADFFPPGWGFDQVAEYAAKCLGQAEAYARTVSSPAFHAMYAIPLKLAQATLAALRRGETKLSRAAVLAIVQQADTEA, encoded by the coding sequence ATGGGTTTCGACGAGTTACTCGAGGTGCTTGAGGCCACCAGTCGCACCTTCTCCCTTCCGGTTGCCCGCCTGCCGCGCGGCCTACAGGAGGCGGTTGCTTCGGCCTACCTATGCCTGCGGGCGATCGATGAGATCGAGGATCATCCGACGTTGCCCGTCGGTGACAAGGCCCGCATCCTGCGTGCCGTGAGCCGGCATTTCCAAGCCCAGACCTCGCTCGAGCGTTTCGATGCCGCCTCGTTGCGCGAGATCCTAGAGGGCTCCCAATGCCCTCTGCCCAGCGTATCCTTGCGTCTTGCCGATTGGGCATGCCGCGCACCGGCCGCAATTGCCCCGCGCATCTGGGAAGGAGCGGCCGCGATGGCGGACCGAATGGCCGATTGGGCCGACTCCGGCTGGGCCATCCAATCGCCGATGGACCTGGACCGCTACACATTCGGCGTCGCCGGTGCCGCCGGGATCTTGCTGTGCGACCTGTTGGCTTTCTTCGAAGGAGTTCAGGTGGACCGCTCGATGGCGGTGCTGTTCGGGCGCGGGCTGCAGCTGGTCAACATCTTGCGCAACCGGACGGACGACGTCCGGCGCGGCGCGGACTTCTTCCCACCGGGATGGGGTTTCGATCAGGTGGCCGAATATGCGGCGAAGTGCCTGGGCCAGGCCGAGGCCTATGCGCGGACAGTGTCGTCCCCGGCCTTTCACGCCATGTACGCAATCCCCCTCAAGCTGGCTCAGGCCACCCTCGCCGCGCTGCGACGGGGGGAAACCAAGCTTTCCCGCGCGGCCGTGCTGGCAATCGTGCAACAGGCCGACACGGAGGCCTAG
- a CDS encoding helix-turn-helix domain-containing protein codes for MSEQDWLSLREASRRLGIHPTTLRRWADSGEIPVLLTPGHHRRFSIEDIQRFAEHRRQVKVITGLEQMWSDQALAQTRIRLDESRQNQWLAAFDQGEREHKRELGRRMLQVLLKYLSLSEGGEDLLEEARLIGREHAENTLGLRLPLAKAMEVLFFFRDTMLEAALRLPEAAHVRPEANADMVRRINKVLNEVQLSLADTYDRATPR; via the coding sequence ATGTCGGAGCAGGACTGGCTCAGCCTTCGGGAAGCCTCGCGGCGATTGGGCATTCACCCCACGACCTTGCGGCGCTGGGCCGACAGCGGCGAGATCCCCGTGCTCCTCACGCCGGGGCATCACCGGCGGTTCTCGATCGAGGACATCCAGCGCTTCGCCGAGCACCGCCGCCAAGTGAAAGTCATCACCGGCCTCGAGCAGATGTGGTCGGATCAAGCCCTGGCCCAGACCAGGATCCGGCTGGACGAGAGCCGACAGAACCAGTGGTTAGCCGCGTTCGACCAGGGAGAGCGAGAGCATAAGCGAGAACTGGGTCGCAGGATGCTCCAGGTCCTGCTCAAGTACCTTTCGTTGTCCGAAGGCGGCGAGGATCTGCTTGAGGAGGCCAGATTGATCGGGCGTGAGCACGCCGAGAACACCCTCGGCCTCCGCCTTCCCCTGGCCAAGGCGATGGAGGTCCTGTTCTTCTTCCGTGACACGATGCTCGAGGCGGCCCTCCGGCTGCCCGAGGCCGCTCACGTGCGACCGGAAGCCAACGCCGATATGGTGCGTCGCATCAACAAGGTGCTGAACGAGGTCCAGCTATCGCTGGCAGACACCTACGACCGAGCCACACCCCGATGA